Proteins from a genomic interval of Canis lupus familiaris isolate Mischka breed German Shepherd chromosome 33, alternate assembly UU_Cfam_GSD_1.0, whole genome shotgun sequence:
- the LRRC15 gene encoding leucine-rich repeat-containing protein 15: MLQPRGRSCCRCLWSAAGGRRAAETMPLKHYLLLLVGCQAWSAGLAYYGCPSECTCSRASQVECTGARIVAVPAPLPWNAMSLQILNTHITELNESPFLNISALIALRIEKNELSHIMPGAFRNLGSLRYLSLANNKLQVLPIGLFQGLNNLESLLLSSNQLVQIQPAHFSQFSNLKELQLHGNHLEYIPDGVFDHLVGLTKLNLGKNSLTHLSPRIFQRLGNLQVLRLYENRLSEIPMGTFDGCGNLQELALQQNQIGMLSPGLFHNNRNLQKLYLSNNHISQLPPGIFMQLPQLNRLTLFGNSLKELSPGIFGPMHNLRELWLYDNHITSLPDNVFSNLHQLQVLILSRNQINYISPDAFNGLVELRELSLHTNALQELDGSVFRMLVNLQNISLQNNRLRQLPGNIFANVNGLMTIQLQNNQLENLPMGIFDHLGNLCELRLYDNPWRCDSDILPLHNWLLLNKPRLGTDTLPVCFSPPSVRGQSLIIINVNVAVPSVQVPMIPEVPSYPETPQYPDTPSFPDTTSISTTEFTSPVEDYTDLTTIEVTDDRSTWGMTQAQSGLAIAAIVIGIIALACSLVACICCCCCKKRNHTVLMQMKAPNEC, translated from the exons ATGCTGCAGCCGCGAGGCCGGTCCTGCTGTCGCTGCCTCTGGTccgcggcgggcgggcgccgaGCTGCTG AGACCATGCCGCTGAAACACTACCTTCTTTTGCTGGTGGGCTGCCAGGCCTGGAGCGCGGGGCTGGCCTACTACGGCTGCCCAAGTGAGTGCACCTGCTCCAGAGCCTCCCAGGTGGAGTGCACTGGGGCGCGCATCGTGGCAGTGCCCGCTCCCCTGCCCTGGAACGCCATGAGCCTGCAGATCCTCAACACGCACATCACTGAACTCAACGAGTCCCCGTTCCTCAACATCTCGGCCCTCATTGCCCTGAGGATTGAGAAGAATGAGCTGTCCCACATCATGCCTGGTGCCTTCCGCAACCTAGGGTCACTGCGTTACCTCAGCCTTGCCAACAACAAGCTTCAGGTTCTGCCTATTGGCCTCTTCCAGGGCTTGAACAACCTCGAGTCACTCCTTCTGTCCAGCAACCAGCTGGTGCAGATCCAGCCAGCACACTTCTCCCAGTTCAGCAACCTCAAAGAGCTGCAGCTGCATGGCAACCACCTGGAATATATCCCCGACGGTGTCTTTGACCACCTGGTGGGCCTCACGAAGCTCAATCTAGGCAAGAATAGCCTCACCCACCTCTCGCCCAGGATCTTTCAGCGCCTGGGCAACCTCCAGGTCCTCCGACTGTATGAGAACAGGCTCTCAGAAATCCCTATGGGCACATTTGATGGATGTGGGAACCTCCAGGAGCTGGCCCTACAGCAAAACCAGATTGGTATGCTCTCCCCTGGCCTCTTCCACAACAACCGTAACCTCCAGAAGCTCTATCTGTCCAACAACCACATCTCTCAGTTGCCCCCTGGCATCTTCATGCAGCTGCCCCAGCTCAACCGTCTTACGCTTTTTGGGAATTCCCTGAAGGAGCTCTCACCAGGGATCTTTGGGCCCATGCACAATCTGCGTGAGCTCTGGCTCTACGACAACCACATCACTTCTCTGCCTGACAACGTCTTCAGCAACCTCCACCAGCTGCAGGTCCTGATCCTCAGCCGCAACCAGATCAACTACATCTCCCCAGATGCCTTCAATGGGCTGGTGGAGCTGCGGGAGCTGTCCCTCCACACCAACGCGCTGCAAGAGCTGGACGGGAGCGTCTTCCGCATGTTGGTCAACCTGCAGAACATCTCCTTGCAGAACAACCGCCTCAGACAGCTCCCGGGGAATATCTTCGCCAATGTCAACGGCCTCATGACCATCCAGCTGCAGAACAACCAGCTGGAGAACCTGCCCATGGGCATCTTTGATCACCTGGGGAACCTGTGTGAGCTGAGGCTCTATGACAACCCCTGGAGGTGTGACTCAGACATCCTTCCACTCCACAACTGGCTCCTGCTCAACAAACCCAGGTTGGGGACAGACACTCTCCCAGTATGTTTCAGCCCACCCAGTGTCCGAGGCCAGTCCCTCATCATCATTAACGTCAACGTTGCTGTCCCCAGTGTCCAGGTCCCAATGATCCCCGAGGTGCCCAGCTACCCGGAAACACCACAGTACCCAGACACACCCAGCTTCCCTGATACCACCTCCATCTCCACTACTGAGTTCACCAGCCCTGTGGAGGACTACACTGATCTGACCACCATTGAGGTCACTGACGACCGCAGCACGTGGGGCATGACCCAGGCCCAGAGCGGGCTGGCCATTGCTGCCATTGTTATTGGCATCATTGCCCTGGCCTGTTCCCTGGTTGCCTGCATCTGCTGTTGCTGTTGCAAGAAGAGGAACCACACGGTCCTGATGCAGATGAAGGCGCCCAACGAGTGTTGA